Proteins encoded together in one Candidatus Krumholzibacteriia bacterium window:
- a CDS encoding peroxiredoxin yields MLTPGTIAPPFSAPNQRGEAVSLSDLTDRCVVLWFYPKADTPGUTIEGRGFRDGIQEFTDRDITVLGASFDTVDEIATFAAKHDFPFDLLSDTDRSLGVAYGAADGPDDRHARRISYLIGPGGTIAAAYDQVDPASHPEQVLADFDRLTKED; encoded by the coding sequence ATGCTGACGCCTGGTACCATCGCTCCACCCTTCTCCGCGCCGAACCAGAGGGGTGAGGCCGTCTCGCTGAGCGACCTCACCGATCGCTGCGTCGTCCTGTGGTTCTACCCGAAGGCCGACACGCCCGGCTGAACGATCGAGGGGCGAGGATTCCGGGACGGAATCCAGGAGTTCACCGACCGCGACATCACTGTTCTGGGAGCGAGCTTCGACACCGTCGACGAGATCGCCACCTTCGCCGCGAAGCACGACTTCCCCTTCGACCTGCTCAGTGACACCGACCGCTCGCTGGGCGTGGCCTACGGCGCGGCCGATGGCCCCGACGACCGCCATGCGCGTCGGATCAGCTACCTGATCGGACCGGGCGGAACCATCGCGGCCGCCTACGACCAGGTCGACCCGGCGTCGCACCCCGAGCAGGTGCTCGCCGACTTCGATCGCTTGACCAAGGAGGACTGA
- a CDS encoding M20/M25/M40 family metallo-hydrolase, with amino-acid sequence MMRSILALVLVGVTALPAAATQNVLDEMLSVLAGSHTEGRAVDTDLDEAADEIARVLGMFDLDVFEQEFEGPGGHRLRNLLGIVQGTDPEAGWIVVGAHYDHLGRGEPGTPNHGTVHPGADDNASGCAVLASVYEQWEPTERGVIFAWFTAEETGLLGSEHFVANPPEGVDEIVAMVNLDTVGRLADGGLTVFGVESAPAFEPALRGIDTAFGLELETVARSSGTADDMAFAERAIPTLHLFTGAHATYHRPGDTLEKLDRAGLATLVDFTYELVDYLARPDADLQFVPAGAQEALADPERATEGRRRVSLGTIPDFQGGDGGVELTGVLPDSPAAEAGLQEGDVIVGFGGAPVDDLTDYSEALKRYEPGDTVEVEFLRDGDRRSVTVTLVARR; translated from the coding sequence GATGATGCGTTCGATCCTGGCCCTCGTCCTGGTGGGCGTGACCGCCCTTCCGGCCGCCGCCACCCAGAACGTCCTCGACGAGATGCTGTCGGTGCTCGCGGGATCGCACACGGAGGGCCGCGCGGTCGACACGGATCTCGACGAGGCCGCCGACGAGATCGCCCGGGTGCTCGGGATGTTCGACCTCGACGTGTTCGAGCAGGAGTTCGAGGGCCCGGGCGGGCACCGTCTGCGCAATCTGCTGGGGATCGTCCAGGGCACCGATCCCGAGGCGGGCTGGATCGTCGTCGGCGCGCACTACGACCACCTGGGCCGCGGCGAGCCCGGGACGCCCAACCACGGAACGGTGCATCCCGGAGCCGACGACAACGCCTCGGGCTGCGCAGTGTTGGCCTCGGTGTACGAGCAGTGGGAGCCCACCGAGCGCGGCGTGATCTTCGCCTGGTTCACCGCCGAGGAGACCGGGCTGCTCGGGTCGGAGCACTTCGTCGCGAATCCACCCGAGGGCGTCGACGAGATCGTCGCCATGGTGAACCTGGACACCGTGGGTCGGTTGGCCGACGGCGGTCTGACGGTGTTCGGTGTGGAGTCGGCGCCGGCCTTCGAGCCGGCATTGCGGGGGATCGACACGGCCTTCGGGCTGGAGCTCGAGACGGTGGCGCGCAGTTCCGGCACGGCCGACGACATGGCCTTCGCGGAGCGCGCGATTCCCACGCTGCACCTGTTCACCGGTGCCCACGCCACCTACCATCGTCCGGGCGACACGCTCGAGAAGCTCGACCGGGCGGGCCTGGCCACGCTCGTGGACTTCACCTACGAACTCGTCGACTACCTCGCGCGTCCCGACGCGGACCTGCAGTTCGTTCCGGCGGGTGCGCAGGAGGCATTGGCCGATCCGGAGCGGGCCACCGAGGGACGCCGTCGCGTGAGCCTGGGCACGATCCCCGACTTCCAGGGCGGTGACGGAGGGGTGGAGCTGACCGGCGTTCTTCCCGACAGCCCCGCCGCGGAGGCCGGTCTGCAGGAGGGCGACGTGATCGTCGGTTTCGGCGGGGCACCCGTCGACGACCTGACCGACTACAGCGAGGCCCTGAAGCGCTACGAGCCGGGCGACACCGTCGAGGTCGAGTTCCTGCGCGACGGCGATCGCCGCAGCGTCACCGTGACGCTCGTCGCCCGTCGCTGA
- a CDS encoding glycosyltransferase, with product MRVLLVNSAIPTMFGGGEKWFVEAADGLRARGHEVILVGRPASRLLGTAGEHGTPVREFAFGGDFDPVATVRAAGLLRRERPDVVLVNFNKDAWLFGRGAKLFGIPLVARHGLMAYKGKFHYRLLHRWHVDRLVVNAPAILEHYAELGFDVGDARVILNGVHPPAPKPGALHARFGLPADARVVITFGRLANQKQLDVFVRVARRITDAHPTARFVVMGDGAVRERLEGWIDDIGLHENFVVPGFVPDAASLAGDADLFLLTSKNEGTPNALLEAMAAGTCCLSFDVGAVRMVLDDGLESAVLAPGDEEGMASRALELLADDTARRDLAARQEQRIEQRFTFERAISAYEELLTSVASR from the coding sequence GTGCGCGTCCTGCTCGTGAACTCCGCCATCCCGACCATGTTCGGCGGTGGCGAGAAATGGTTCGTGGAGGCCGCCGACGGTCTCCGGGCGCGCGGGCACGAGGTGATCCTCGTGGGCCGTCCCGCGAGTCGTCTCCTCGGGACCGCGGGCGAGCACGGGACGCCCGTTCGGGAGTTCGCCTTCGGCGGGGACTTCGACCCGGTGGCCACCGTCCGGGCCGCCGGTCTGCTGCGCCGCGAGCGCCCCGACGTCGTGCTCGTGAACTTCAACAAGGACGCCTGGCTGTTCGGACGCGGCGCGAAGCTGTTCGGGATCCCTCTCGTCGCTCGCCACGGGTTGATGGCCTACAAGGGAAAGTTCCACTATCGGCTCCTGCACCGCTGGCACGTCGACCGATTGGTGGTGAATGCGCCGGCCATCCTCGAGCACTACGCCGAGCTCGGTTTCGACGTCGGTGACGCGCGCGTGATCCTCAACGGTGTCCACCCGCCGGCACCGAAGCCGGGCGCGCTGCACGCGCGCTTCGGACTGCCCGCGGATGCGCGCGTGGTGATCACCTTCGGTCGTCTGGCCAACCAGAAACAGCTGGACGTGTTCGTCCGGGTGGCCCGCCGGATCACCGACGCCCATCCGACGGCGCGCTTCGTCGTCATGGGCGACGGCGCCGTCCGTGAACGCCTGGAGGGCTGGATCGACGACATCGGTCTACACGAGAACTTCGTGGTCCCCGGCTTCGTGCCCGACGCCGCATCGCTGGCCGGCGATGCCGATCTCTTCCTGCTGACGTCGAAGAACGAGGGCACCCCGAACGCCCTGCTCGAGGCCATGGCCGCGGGCACCTGTTGCCTGAGCTTCGACGTGGGGGCGGTGCGAATGGTGCTCGATGACGGTCTGGAGAGTGCCGTGCTCGCCCCGGGCGACGAGGAGGGCATGGCGTCGCGGGCGCTGGAGCTGCTGGCCGACGACACCGCTCGACGCGATCTCGCGGCGCGCCAGGAACAGCGGATCGAGCAGCGCTTCACCTTCGAGCGCGCGATCTCGGCGTACGAGGAGCTGTTGACTTCCGTCGCCTCGCGCTAG
- a CDS encoding dienelactone hydrolase family protein, producing MSVPLSPETTMRHLPSLVLLLLSIAAPATAEIVETPVVYEHDGTTFEGFLAHDSAIDGPVPGVLIVHQWMGLSDNERMRARMLAEMGYVAFALDVYGQGVRPANTQEASEEAGKYYADRGLFRERVRLGLERLRAVEKVDDERVVAIGYCFGGTAVLELARSGADVAGVVSFHGGLETPDPSDAENVRTSILVCHGAVDPYVPMEQVAGFVDEMEAADVDYQLVMYAGAVHAFTQKGAGDDPAQGAAYDPMADRRSWEHMKGFFAEVLE from the coding sequence ATGTCGGTCCCCCTGAGTCCGGAGACGACCATGCGCCATCTTCCGTCGCTCGTCCTGCTCCTGCTGTCGATCGCCGCGCCCGCCACCGCCGAGATCGTCGAGACGCCCGTCGTGTACGAGCACGACGGCACGACCTTCGAGGGATTCCTCGCCCACGACTCCGCGATCGACGGCCCGGTCCCGGGCGTGCTGATCGTCCACCAGTGGATGGGCCTGAGCGACAACGAGCGCATGCGGGCCCGCATGCTCGCCGAGATGGGCTACGTGGCCTTCGCCCTCGACGTGTACGGCCAGGGCGTGCGCCCGGCGAACACGCAGGAGGCGAGCGAGGAGGCCGGGAAGTACTACGCCGACCGTGGACTGTTCCGCGAGCGCGTGCGGCTGGGGCTCGAACGGCTTCGCGCGGTCGAGAAGGTCGACGACGAACGGGTCGTCGCCATCGGCTACTGCTTCGGTGGCACGGCCGTGCTCGAGCTGGCCCGCTCCGGCGCCGACGTGGCCGGCGTGGTCAGCTTCCACGGCGGGCTCGAGACGCCCGATCCCTCCGACGCCGAGAACGTCCGCACGTCGATCCTGGTGTGTCACGGTGCAGTCGACCCCTACGTGCCCATGGAGCAGGTCGCCGGTTTCGTCGACGAGATGGAAGCGGCCGACGTCGACTACCAGCTCGTCATGTACGCGGGCGCGGTGCATGCCTTCACGCAGAAGGGTGCGGGAGACGACCCCGCGCAGGGAGCCGCGTACGACCCGATGGCGGACCGTCGCTCGTGGGAGCACATGAAGGGGTTCTTCGCGGAAGTCCTCGAGTAG
- a CDS encoding NAD(P)H-dependent oxidoreductase, which produces MTVRFAVIYGSVRSERQGIRAVRWIASVLRERGHEVDVVDPMAMPLPMLDRMYKEYDEGAAPEAMESIARIFRSVDGFVAVSGEYNHAVPPALKNLLDHFQAEYLWRPAAILTYSAGHTGGARAQVQLRAILGELGLVTIPAMLDVPRVAKAIDEDGTDLEGHLTRSVDRYCDELEWYARALARGRDAGVPYE; this is translated from the coding sequence CTGACCGTGCGTTTCGCCGTCATCTACGGTTCCGTTCGCTCCGAGCGTCAGGGCATCCGTGCGGTCCGGTGGATCGCCAGCGTGCTCCGGGAGCGCGGCCATGAGGTCGACGTCGTCGATCCGATGGCGATGCCCCTGCCGATGCTCGATCGCATGTACAAGGAGTACGATGAGGGGGCGGCTCCCGAGGCCATGGAATCGATCGCGCGGATCTTCCGGTCGGTCGACGGCTTCGTCGCCGTGAGCGGCGAATACAACCACGCCGTCCCGCCGGCTCTGAAGAACCTGCTCGACCACTTCCAGGCCGAGTACCTGTGGCGCCCGGCGGCCATCCTCACCTACTCCGCGGGACACACCGGAGGCGCGCGGGCGCAGGTGCAGCTGCGTGCGATCCTGGGCGAACTCGGACTGGTGACGATTCCGGCCATGCTCGACGTGCCGCGCGTCGCCAAGGCGATCGACGAGGACGGCACGGACCTCGAGGGGCACCTGACGCGCAGCGTCGACCGGTACTGCGACGAACTCGAGTGGTACGCGCGGGCGCTGGCGCGTGGACGAGACGCGGGTGTGCCGTACGAGTGA